From the Theobroma cacao cultivar B97-61/B2 chromosome 2, Criollo_cocoa_genome_V2, whole genome shotgun sequence genome, one window contains:
- the LOC108660787 gene encoding auxin-responsive protein SAUR68-like, with protein MINAKRLIELARKWQKMAAIKRRRISFPKQNTDADPAATSGKGHFAVYTTDKKRFVVPLKYLNTNLFRELLKMSEEEFGIPADGPITLPCDSTFLEYITPFTQGCVPEDLEKALLTTLTTCHCSAPSLGQSHQEALICGY; from the coding sequence ATGATCAATGCAAAAAGGCTCATTGAATTGGCAAGGAAGTGGCAGAAAATGGCTGCAATCAAGCGTAGGAGAATCTCATTTCCAAAACAGAACACGGATGCAGATCCAGCAGCCACCAGTGGTAAAGGCCATTTCGCTGTTTACACCACTGATAAGAAGCGATTTGTGGTTCCCTTGAAATATCTCAATACAAATCTCTTCAGAGAGCTCCTGAAAATGTCTGAGGAAGAGTTTGGAATTCCAGCTGATGGACCGATCACTTTGCCTTGCGATAGCACCTTCTTGGAGTATATCACGCCTTTCACTCAAGGATGTGTGCCTGAAGATCTAGAGAAAGCATTGCTCACCACCCTGACAACATGTCATTGCTCAGCACCTTCTCTAGGACAGAGTCACCAAGAAGCCCTTATTTGTGGCTATTGA
- the LOC18607454 gene encoding auxin-responsive protein SAUR68 codes for MISAKKLIKLARKWQKLGAIKHKKIALPRMSQEVDTNDCSTSSFVEKGHFVVYSADQKRFMLPLEYLKKEIVRQLFKLAEEEFGVPSNGPLILPCDAVFLQYVISLIKLQLTKDVEKAFLTSIASGHCSSSSCLHQESRNQPSLICSF; via the coding sequence ATGATCAGTGCTAAGAAGCTCATCAAATTGGCTAGGAAATGGCAGAAGCTTGGTGCCATCAAGCACAAGAAGATAGCATTGCCTAGGATGTCTCAAGAAGTTGACACAAATGATTGCAGCACATCATCATTCGTTGAGAAAGGTCATTTTGTGGTGTATAGTGCAGATCAGAAACGCTTCATGCTTCCTCTAGAATATCTTAAGAAGGAAATTGTCAGACAGTTATTCAAACTGGCAGAAGAAGAGTTTGGAGTTCCAAGCAATGGACCTCTAATACTGCCTTGTGATGCAGTCTTTTTGCAGTATGTAATTTCTTTGATCAAACTGCAACTGACCAAAGATGTAGAAAAAGCATTCCTCACATCCATAGCCAGTGGCCATTGCTCATCATCTTCATGTCTACACCAAGAATCAAGAAATCAACCATCATTAATTTGCAGCTTCTAA
- the LOC18607455 gene encoding auxin-responsive protein SAUR67: MISAKKLIKLARKWQKMAAIRRKRITFPRTTEDADTNSCSTSSVVEKGHFVVYSADQKRFVLPLEYLQNEIVMELFNMAEEEFGLPGNGLLMLPCDATFMEYIIALLKRKPSKDVEKALLLSVASGRCSSSYLYQQETSQQLPIWSF, from the coding sequence ATGATCAGTGCTAAGAAGCTTATCAAATTAGCAAGGAAATGGCAAAAAATGGCTGCAATtaggagaaaaagaattacATTTCCAAGAACCACTGAGGATGCTGACACAAACAGTTGCAGCACATCATCAGTGGTCGAGAAGGGTCACTTTGTTGTGTATAGTGCAGATCAGAAGCGCTTTGTGCTCCCTTTGGAGTATCTCCAGAACGAAATTGTCATGGAGCTATTTAACATGGCAGAAGAAGAGTTCGGACTACCGGGCAATGGGCTTCTCATGTTGCCTTGTGATGCAACCTTTATGGAATATATTATTGCTTTGCTCAAAAGGAAACCAAGTAAAGATGTGGAGAAAGCATTGCTCCTATCTGTAGCCAGTGGTCGTTGCTCATCGTCATATCTTTATCAGCAAGAAACAAGCCAACAGTTGCCGATATGGAGCTTCTga